aaattctggaggaggaggaggctttGCCTTCCTCTTCCCAAATCCCCGGGCAGGAGTTGCGCAGAGGCTTTGAGGGATGGACGCCTCGCCCCAAACCGGGGAACTCGGCCTCTTCTCCCCAAggatttccttccttttgccgTGATTTCCCGGCTTTTGGGACATTCCCTGgagcctcctgccagccctggagcccCTCATTCAGtcctggaacagctccaggagtCCAAGACCTTCATCCCAAACCCGGAGGTTCTGGTGGGAGTTTTCCCTCCCCAAATCTGGGGTGTCCCCACCGTTCCTCGGGAGCCCCCCGGTGACCCCCTGCCCACCTCCTCATCGCTGCTGCTGTCGCCTTTGttgcctttcttcttcttcttcttgtcgtcctccttcttcttctccttctcgGGGATGATGTTGTCGATCCAGGCCAGGTCGTGCTGGGAGAAGACGAAATCCAGGAGCCGCCTCACCAGGATCAGGGCCAGGATCTGACAGGGGAGAGGTCCAAGAGCATCGAACCCGAGATCTGGTGACCACCAAGCCAAAAATCCCttaaatcccaaaaaaaaaacccctctggaTCAAGGATGGGATTTCCATGACCATGAAGATGATGGAAGCCATGGTGGAACCACGCCAAAATTTCCTTAAATCCCA
The nucleotide sequence above comes from Parus major isolate Abel unplaced genomic scaffold, Parus_major1.1 Scaffold1811, whole genome shotgun sequence. Encoded proteins:
- the LOC107199658 gene encoding electrogenic sodium bicarbonate cotransporter 4-like, whose protein sequence is MILALILVRRLLDFVFSQHDLAWIDNIIPEKEKKKEDDKKKKKKGNKGDSSSDEEFPPPSVIKIPLEPLPAQPRNGGPHCLSRK